The Coregonus clupeaformis isolate EN_2021a chromosome 18, ASM2061545v1, whole genome shotgun sequence genome has a segment encoding these proteins:
- the LOC121530874 gene encoding early growth response protein 3, with protein MTGKLADKLPLTMSSLINTIPDSLYAEEDIPTSMNIFTNSDSINHYSQMNTDNIMDLGMGSDKGTSEIQYGSNFQSNRSGQTVTYLGKFAFDTPSAGGIGGSGWCSDNNIISLVSAGILGVSPSPGNITTQTSSSGASMGGQSSDMEQVYGPPLPAYSTCSDLYQDQVSFHHSPATSTALGYPGNDYHTTSKPSMDGSLFSMIPDYNLFHHQGEVGVMEHKPFQSMDPIRVNPPPITPLETIRAFKDKQQIHPGFMGGQQLAPQHHQPPQRLTLKPIRPRKYPNRPSKTPVHERPHACPAENCDRRFSRSDELTRHLRIHTGHKPFQCRICMRSFSRSDHLTTHIRTHTGEKPFSCEFCGRKFARSDERKRHARVHLKQKDKKPADKGSGAAGSHSSPPSSCGGSGGTSDGNIMTVTTCA; from the exons ATGACAGGGAAACTAGCGGACAAGCTCCCTCTTACCATGAGCAGTTTAATAAACACGATTCCTGACAGTCTTTACGCAGAAGAGGACATTCCGACGTCTATGAACATTTTCACCAATTCGGATTCTATAAACCACTACTCGCAAATGAATACAG ATAATATCATGGATCTGGGGATGGGAAGTGATAAGGGAACCTCGGAGATCCAGTACGGCTCCAACTTCCAGTCCAACCGCAGTGGGCAGACCGTCACCTATCTGGGGAAGTTTGCCTTCGACACTCCTTCGGCGGGTGGAATCGGGGGCTCCGGCTggtgttcagacaacaatatcaTTAGTTTAGTAAGTGCTGGGATCCTGGGCGTCTCCCCGTCGCCTGGCAATATCACCACACAGACGTCGTCCTCTGGGGCCAGCATGGGCGGCCAGTCCTCAGACATGGAGCAGGTGTACGGTCCGCCACTGCCCGCCTATTCCACCTGCAGTGACCTGTACCAGGACCAGGTCTCCTTCCATCACAGCCCTGCCACTAGCACTGCCCTCGGCTACCCCGGCAATGACTATCACACCACCTCCAAGCCCTCCATGGACGGGAGCCTTTTCTCCATGATCCCAGACTACAACCTCTTCCATCATCAGGGTGAGGTTGGCGTGATGGAGCACAAGCCCTTCCAGTCCATGGACCCCATTCGCGTCAACCCCCCACCTATCACACCGCTGGAGACCATTCGAGCATTCAAAGACAAGCAGCAGATTCATCCAGGTTTCATGGGTGGGCAGCAGCTTGCTCCTCAGCACCACCAGCCACCACAGAGGCTAACACTCAAACCAATCCGACCACGGAAGTACCCAAACCGGCCCAGCAAAACCCCTGTGCATGAGCGGCCACATGCCTGCCCAGCAGAAAACTGTGACAGACGCTTCTCCCGTTCAGATGAACTGACACGCCACCTCCGCATCCACACGGGTCACAAACCCTTCCAGTGCCGCATATGCATGCGCTCCTTCAGCCGAAGCGACCACCTGACCACCCACATCCGCACGCACACGGGCGAGAAGCCCTTCTCCTGTGAGTTCTGTGGACGCAAGTTTGCCCGGAGTGACGAGCGCAAGAGACATGCCAGAGTTCACCTCAAGCAGAAGGACAAGAAGCCGGCTGACAAGGGGAGTGGGGCAGCTGGCAGCCACAGCTCACCCCCCAGTTCCTGTGGTGGCAGTGGAGGAACCAGCGATGGCAACATCATGACTGTCACTACCTGTGCTTAG